A window of Pseudomonas mucidolens contains these coding sequences:
- the ftsW gene encoding putative lipid II flippase FtsW yields MSLDLRNIIKPYPSPIITGRGIDLDFPMLAGCLALPGLGLVMITSASSEVAAVQSGNTLYHMIRHLIYLVIGLGTCIVTMMVPIATWQRLGWLMLLGAFGLLVMVIIPGIGREVNGSMRWIGFGVFNVQPSEIAKVFVVIYLAGYLVRRQKEVRESWMGFFKPFIVLLPMAGLLLMEPDFGATVVMMGAAAAMLFLGGVGLFRFALMVGLAVAAVTILVQAQPYRMARLITFTDPWADQFGSGYQLTQALIAFGRGEWLGVGLGNSVQKQFYLPEAHTDFVFSVLAEELGVVGSLVTVGLFVFVCVRAMYIGLWAEKAKQYFAAYVAYGLAFLWIGQFLINIGVNVGLLPTKGLTLPFLSYGGSSLVICCACLGLLLRIEWESRTHLGSEEMEFSESDFAEEPTHGR; encoded by the coding sequence ATGAGCCTCGACCTCAGAAACATTATCAAGCCCTATCCGTCGCCGATCATTACCGGGCGCGGTATCGACCTCGACTTCCCGATGCTCGCCGGCTGCCTGGCGTTGCCGGGCCTGGGCCTGGTGATGATCACCTCGGCTTCCTCGGAAGTGGCCGCCGTGCAATCGGGCAACACCCTGTACCACATGATCCGTCACCTGATTTACCTGGTGATCGGCCTCGGCACCTGCATTGTCACGATGATGGTGCCTATCGCCACCTGGCAGCGTCTGGGCTGGCTGATGCTGCTCGGGGCTTTCGGTCTGCTGGTGATGGTGATCATTCCCGGCATCGGCCGCGAAGTGAATGGCTCGATGCGCTGGATCGGTTTTGGCGTCTTTAACGTACAGCCGTCGGAAATCGCCAAGGTCTTCGTGGTGATCTACCTGGCGGGCTACCTGGTACGTCGCCAGAAAGAGGTGCGGGAAAGCTGGATGGGGTTCTTCAAGCCCTTCATCGTGCTGTTGCCCATGGCTGGCCTGTTGCTGATGGAGCCGGACTTCGGTGCCACCGTCGTGATGATGGGCGCGGCGGCGGCGATGCTGTTCCTGGGTGGCGTGGGCTTGTTCCGCTTTGCCTTGATGGTCGGCCTGGCGGTCGCCGCGGTGACGATTCTGGTGCAGGCGCAACCCTATCGGATGGCGCGACTGATCACCTTTACCGATCCCTGGGCCGACCAGTTCGGTTCCGGTTACCAGTTGACCCAGGCTTTGATCGCCTTCGGTCGCGGTGAGTGGCTGGGTGTTGGTTTGGGTAACAGCGTGCAGAAACAGTTCTACCTGCCGGAAGCCCACACCGATTTTGTGTTCTCGGTACTCGCCGAAGAACTGGGCGTGGTCGGTTCCCTCGTCACTGTCGGGTTGTTCGTGTTCGTGTGCGTGCGCGCCATGTACATCGGCCTGTGGGCCGAGAAGGCCAAGCAATACTTCGCCGCTTATGTGGCCTACGGACTGGCGTTCCTGTGGATCGGCCAGTTCCTGATCAACATCGGTGTAAACGTCGGCCTGCTGCCGACCAAGGGCCTGACCCTGCCATTCCTCAGTTATGGCGGCAGTTCCCTGGTGATTTGTTGCGCCTGTCTTGGCTTGCTGCTGCGTATCGAATGGGAGAGTCGAACCCACCTGGGCAGTGAAGAGATGGAATTCAGCGAAAGTGACTTCGCCGAGGAGCCGACCCATGGGCGCTAA
- the murC gene encoding UDP-N-acetylmuramate--L-alanine ligase has translation MVENQKAMPQPEMRRIRRIHFVGIGGVGMCGIAEVLLNLGYQVSGSDLKTSPVTERLESFGAQIFIGHRAENAAQADVLVVSSAVNTSNPEVATALERRIPVVPRAEMLAELMRYRHGIAVAGTHGKTTTTSLIASVFAAGGLDPTFVIGGRLNAAGTNAQLGSSRYLIAEADESDASFLHLQPLVAVVTNIDADHMATYDGDFNKLKKTFVEFLHNLPFYGLAVLCLDDPVVREILPQVKRPTVTYGFSEDADVRAINVRQKGMQTFFTVLRPDREPLDVSVNMPGNHNVLNSLATICIATDEGVSDEAIVEGLSGFAGVGRRFQVYGQLPVEGGDVMLVDDYGHHPTEVAAVIKAVRGGWPERRLVMVYQPHRYSRTRDLYDDFVNVLADANVLLLMEVYPAGEEPIPGADSRKLCNSIRQRGQLDPIYIERGVDLAPLVKPLLRAGDILLCQGAGDIGGLAPKLLASPLFAAVQGKSK, from the coding sequence ATGGTTGAGAATCAAAAAGCCATGCCGCAACCGGAAATGCGCCGCATCCGTCGCATCCACTTCGTCGGGATCGGCGGTGTGGGCATGTGCGGGATCGCCGAGGTATTGCTGAACCTGGGTTACCAGGTTTCCGGTTCCGACCTGAAAACCTCGCCGGTCACCGAGCGGCTGGAGTCTTTCGGCGCGCAGATATTTATCGGCCACCGCGCCGAGAACGCCGCGCAAGCCGATGTACTGGTGGTTTCCAGTGCAGTGAACACCTCCAACCCGGAAGTCGCGACTGCGCTCGAGCGTCGTATTCCGGTGGTGCCGCGTGCCGAGATGCTCGCCGAACTGATGCGCTACCGCCACGGCATCGCTGTTGCGGGCACCCACGGCAAGACCACCACCACCAGCCTGATCGCCTCGGTGTTTGCCGCGGGCGGCCTGGACCCGACGTTCGTGATCGGTGGCCGGCTGAATGCAGCAGGCACCAATGCACAGTTGGGTTCAAGTCGTTACCTGATCGCCGAAGCCGATGAAAGCGATGCCAGCTTCCTGCACTTGCAGCCGCTGGTGGCCGTGGTGACCAACATCGACGCCGACCACATGGCGACCTATGACGGCGACTTCAATAAGTTGAAGAAAACCTTCGTCGAGTTCCTGCACAACCTGCCGTTCTACGGTTTGGCGGTGCTGTGCCTGGACGATCCGGTAGTGCGTGAAATCCTGCCCCAGGTCAAGCGTCCGACCGTGACCTACGGCTTCAGCGAAGACGCCGACGTGCGTGCGATCAATGTGCGCCAGAAAGGCATGCAGACGTTCTTCACCGTGTTGCGCCCCGACCGCGAGCCGCTGGATGTATCGGTGAACATGCCCGGTAACCACAACGTGCTCAACTCCCTGGCGACTATCTGCATCGCTACCGATGAAGGCGTCAGCGATGAAGCCATCGTCGAAGGCTTGTCAGGGTTTGCCGGTGTCGGCCGGCGCTTCCAGGTCTACGGTCAGTTGCCGGTGGAAGGTGGCGACGTAATGCTGGTCGACGATTATGGTCACCACCCGACTGAAGTGGCCGCGGTGATCAAGGCCGTGCGCGGCGGCTGGCCGGAGCGTCGCCTGGTGATGGTCTACCAGCCGCACCGCTACAGCCGCACCCGCGACCTGTACGACGACTTCGTCAATGTATTGGCTGACGCCAACGTATTGCTGCTGATGGAAGTCTATCCGGCCGGTGAAGAACCGATCCCCGGTGCCGACAGCCGCAAACTGTGCAACAGCATCCGCCAGCGCGGTCAGTTGGACCCGATCTACATCGAACGCGGTGTCGACCTCGCGCCGCTGGTCAAGCCGCTGCTGCGCGCTGGCGATATCCTGCTGTGCCAGGGCGCCGGTGATATCGGCGGTCTTGCGCCGAAACTGCTGGCAAGCCCGCTGTTCGCCGCTGTGCAGGGGAAGTCGAAATGA
- the murD gene encoding UDP-N-acetylmuramoyl-L-alanine--D-glutamate ligase: protein MSLIASDHFRIVVGLGKSGMSLVRFLANQGTSFAVADTRENPPELVTLRRDYPHVEVRCGELDVEFLCRADELYVSPGLALATPALQAAAARGVKLSGDIELFARNAKAPIVAISGSNAKSTVTTLVGDMVAAAGKRVAVGGNLGTPALDLLSDDVDLYVMELSSFQLETTDHLNAEVATVLNVSEDHMDRYSGLPAYHLAKHRIFRGARQVVVNRQDALSRPLMGEGLPCWTFGLSKPDFKAFGIREEGGEKYLAFEFQNLMPVRELKIRGAHNQSNALAALALGHAVGLPFDAMLSSLRAFGGLEHRCQWVRDLDGVSYYNDSKATNVGAALAAIEGLGADIDGKVVLIAGGDGKGADFKDLKAPVAEHCRAVVLMGRDCDLIAAALGDAVAQVRARSLEDAIAQCRALAQPGDAVLLSPACASFDMFKNYEERGQLFARAVEDLA, encoded by the coding sequence CTGGTCACGCTGCGCCGTGACTACCCGCACGTGGAAGTGCGTTGTGGCGAGCTGGACGTCGAGTTTCTGTGCCGTGCCGATGAGCTCTACGTGAGCCCCGGCCTGGCATTGGCGACTCCCGCCCTGCAAGCGGCGGCGGCCCGAGGTGTGAAGCTGTCTGGCGATATCGAGCTGTTCGCGCGTAACGCCAAGGCGCCCATCGTTGCCATCAGTGGCTCCAATGCCAAAAGTACCGTGACAACCCTGGTTGGCGACATGGTAGCCGCAGCCGGTAAACGCGTCGCGGTGGGCGGCAACCTCGGCACACCGGCGCTGGACCTGCTCAGCGACGACGTCGACTTGTACGTGATGGAGCTGTCGAGCTTCCAGCTGGAAACCACTGATCACCTCAATGCTGAAGTGGCGACCGTGTTGAATGTCAGCGAAGACCATATGGACCGCTACAGCGGCCTGCCGGCGTATCACCTGGCCAAGCACCGGATCTTTCGCGGCGCACGTCAGGTGGTGGTCAATCGTCAGGATGCCCTGAGCCGTCCGCTGATGGGTGAAGGCCTGCCGTGCTGGACGTTTGGCTTGAGCAAACCCGATTTCAAGGCCTTTGGCATTCGTGAAGAAGGCGGCGAGAAATACCTGGCCTTCGAATTCCAGAACCTGATGCCTGTGCGCGAACTGAAAATCCGCGGCGCCCACAACCAGTCCAATGCCTTGGCGGCGCTGGCGCTGGGACATGCGGTGGGGTTGCCGTTTGACGCCATGCTCTCGAGCCTGCGCGCCTTTGGCGGCCTGGAGCACCGCTGCCAATGGGTGCGTGACCTGGATGGCGTGAGTTACTACAACGATTCCAAGGCGACCAACGTCGGCGCGGCATTGGCGGCGATCGAAGGGCTCGGCGCTGACATCGACGGTAAGGTTGTGTTGATTGCCGGCGGTGATGGCAAGGGCGCCGACTTCAAGGACCTTAAAGCTCCGGTGGCCGAGCATTGCCGCGCCGTGGTGCTGATGGGGCGCGATTGCGACCTGATCGCTGCCGCGCTTGGCGATGCGGTTGCGCAGGTGCGCGCGCGGTCCCTGGAAGACGCCATCGCCCAATGCCGTGCTTTGGCCCAGCCGGGTGATGCGGTGCTGCTGTCCCCGGCCTGCGCCAGTTTCGACATGTTCAAGAACTATGAAGAGCGCGGGCAGTTGTTCGCTCGCGCCGTGGAGGACCTGGCATGA
- the murG gene encoding undecaprenyldiphospho-muramoylpentapeptide beta-N-acetylglucosaminyltransferase has translation MGANVLIMAGGTGGHVFPALACAREFQARGYTVHWLGTPRGIENELVPNAGLPLHLINVSGLRGKSKLSLLKAPFVLLNAVWQARKVIRELKPVCVLGFGGYVTGPGGVAARLSGVPVIVHEQNAVAGTANRLLAPLAARVCEAFPNTFAAMDKRRTTGNPVRTELFMDIARQALTGRRAHLLILGGSLGAEPLNKLLPEAVSQLPLELRPEIFHQAGKNHDEVTAGRYRDAGVEANVQPFIKDMAHAYGWADLVVCRAGALTVSELAAAGLPSLLVPLPHAIDDHQTRNAEYLAGEGAAFLLPQRTTGAADLAARLTEVLMQPERLNNMASTASRLAKPDATRTVVDICLEVAHG, from the coding sequence ATGGGCGCTAACGTGTTGATCATGGCGGGCGGCACCGGCGGCCACGTGTTCCCGGCGCTGGCGTGTGCCCGCGAGTTCCAGGCCCGGGGCTACACCGTGCATTGGCTGGGCACGCCGCGCGGGATTGAAAATGAACTGGTGCCGAATGCCGGTTTGCCGCTGCACTTGATCAACGTCAGTGGTCTGCGCGGCAAGAGCAAACTGTCCCTGCTCAAGGCGCCATTTGTATTGCTCAACGCGGTCTGGCAGGCCCGCAAAGTGATCCGCGAGCTGAAGCCGGTTTGCGTACTGGGCTTTGGCGGCTACGTGACCGGTCCTGGGGGTGTTGCGGCGCGATTGTCCGGTGTGCCGGTGATCGTCCACGAGCAAAACGCGGTTGCCGGGACCGCCAACCGCTTGCTGGCACCCTTGGCTGCACGCGTTTGCGAGGCTTTCCCGAACACCTTTGCTGCCATGGACAAGCGCCGTACCACCGGTAATCCGGTGCGTACCGAGTTGTTCATGGATATTGCCCGCCAGGCCCTGACCGGGCGTAGGGCGCATCTGCTGATCCTGGGCGGAAGCCTGGGCGCCGAGCCGTTGAACAAATTGCTGCCTGAAGCCGTGTCGCAACTGCCCTTGGAACTGCGTCCCGAAATCTTCCATCAGGCCGGCAAGAACCACGATGAAGTCACCGCCGGGCGCTATCGCGACGCCGGGGTCGAGGCGAATGTACAGCCCTTCATCAAAGACATGGCCCACGCCTATGGCTGGGCCGACCTGGTGGTCTGTCGCGCAGGTGCGTTGACCGTCAGTGAATTGGCTGCAGCCGGTCTGCCGTCCTTGCTGGTGCCTTTGCCCCATGCCATCGACGATCACCAGACCCGCAACGCCGAATATTTGGCCGGGGAGGGCGCTGCCTTCCTGCTGCCGCAAAGAACGACTGGCGCCGCCGATTTGGCCGCACGCCTGACCGAGGTTTTGATGCAACCGGAACGACTCAATAACATGGCGAGCACCGCAAGTCGCCTGGCCAAACCTGATGCCACCCGTACCGTGGTCGATATCTGCCTGGAGGTGGCCCATGGTTGA
- a CDS encoding D-alanine--D-alanine ligase codes for MSTDYGSLFSTVQPADFGRVAVLFGGKSAEREVSLKSGNAVLEALQSAGVNAFGIDVGDDFLARLQAEKIDRAFIILHGRGGEDGSMQGLLECAGIPYTGSGILASALAMDKLRTKQVWHSLGIPTPRHSVLRSEDDCICAAEELGLPLIVKPAHEGSSIGMAKVNSAAELIDAWKAASTYDSQVLVEQWICGPEFTIATLRDQVLPPIALGTPHTFYDYDAKYLASDTQYRIPCGLDATKEQELMDLTAKACEALGIAGWARADVMQDDQGNFWFLEVNTAPGMTDHSLVPMAARAAGLDFQQLVLAILAASIEARG; via the coding sequence ATGAGCACTGACTACGGCTCCCTGTTTTCCACCGTCCAGCCCGCCGACTTCGGCCGGGTCGCGGTGTTGTTCGGCGGCAAGAGCGCCGAGCGCGAAGTGTCTTTGAAATCCGGCAATGCCGTGCTTGAAGCGTTGCAAAGCGCCGGTGTAAATGCCTTCGGCATCGACGTGGGCGATGATTTCCTGGCGCGCCTGCAGGCCGAGAAAATCGATCGTGCCTTCATTATTCTGCATGGCCGTGGCGGTGAAGACGGCAGCATGCAGGGGTTGCTGGAGTGCGCAGGTATTCCTTACACCGGCAGCGGCATCCTCGCGTCGGCCCTGGCGATGGACAAGTTGCGCACCAAACAGGTGTGGCACAGCCTGGGCATTCCGACCCCGCGTCACAGCGTTCTGCGCAGTGAAGACGATTGTATTTGCGCAGCCGAGGAACTGGGCCTGCCTTTGATCGTCAAACCTGCCCATGAAGGCTCCAGTATCGGCATGGCTAAAGTGAACTCGGCCGCCGAATTGATCGACGCATGGAAAGCGGCAAGTACCTACGATTCGCAAGTGTTGGTGGAACAGTGGATCTGCGGTCCCGAGTTCACCATCGCGACTCTTCGTGACCAGGTATTACCGCCTATCGCGCTGGGCACGCCCCATACCTTTTACGACTACGACGCCAAGTACCTGGCTTCCGATACTCAGTACCGGATCCCGTGCGGCCTTGACGCAACCAAAGAGCAGGAATTGATGGACCTTACGGCGAAAGCCTGTGAGGCGCTGGGTATCGCCGGTTGGGCGCGGGCAGACGTGATGCAGGATGACCAAGGGAATTTCTGGTTTCTGGAAGTCAACACCGCACCGGGCATGACCGACCACAGCCTGGTACCCATGGCTGCACGCGCGGCCGGACTGGATTTCCAGCAGTTGGTGCTGGCCATTCTGGCTGCAAGCATTGAGGCGCGGGGTTAA